CGTGCTCACGCCTCGCGCCCTGTCGCGGGTGCAAACCATCGTGCCCACCTCCGCCGCGCGGACGGATTCGGGGTTCGTGGTTCGCGCGGCCGCGTGGGAACGCGAGCACGCGCTGGACGTGGCCGTTCGCGGCGATTCGCTGCGGGGCAGCTGGAGCGGCGCCGGCCAGGCGCCCCTCCCCGCTTCCGGGGTGCGCCTGCCGCGCCAGACGCTGGCGCCGTTGACCGGGACGGCGGTGTTCGACAGTGTTGTGGCGGTGCTGGAACGGCACTTCTACGATCCCGGGTACAACGGCGCGGACTGGGCCCGGCTCGTGGTCGAGGCGCGCCCCCGCATCGCCGCCGCCCGCTCCGACGGCGAGGCGTACGCCGTCATCAGCGGGCTCCTTCGCGCGCTGGGCACCTCGCACCTGAACTTCACCGCCGTCCCGCGCGTCCCGCGGGCCGCCGCAGCGAACACATCGGCCCCGCGCGCGGCGTCCGCATCCGCCCCGTCCGTTAGCTGGCAGGTGCTGTCGCCGTCGATGGGGTACCTGCGCATCGAGAGCTTCAGCCCGTCGGGGGCGGCGCTGGTGCCGGAGGTAGCGCGGATGGACAGCGCCTTCGCACAGATGGCGGGGCTGCCGGCCATCGTCATCGACCTGCGCGGGAACGAGGGCGGCTCGGTGGACCTGGCCTACCGCCTGGGGCAGCACCTGCACGCGTCGCGCGTGGCCGCTGGCTACCTGGTCGTCCGCCGCGGGTTCGACAGCCGGGGGATGCGGACCGCGGCCGCGCTGGACCCCGCGACGGTGCCCGCGCTCCCCGCCGATCTGCCCGGCGCCATGCTGACGGACGCGGTGGAATCCGCCGGGGGCGCGGGGATGCTGTACATGGGCGGCGGCCTCGCGCGGACGTACACGGGCCGCATCGCCGTGCTGACCGACTCGAACACGGGGAGCGCCGCGGAGGCCGTGGCCGCCATGCTCCGCGAAACGCGGGGCGCCATCATGATCGGCGAGCGCACGGCGGGAGCGATGCTTT
This sequence is a window from Longimicrobium sp.. Protein-coding genes within it:
- a CDS encoding S41 family peptidase; protein product: MIHSLNRLLIPLLLTPALASAAPAQERPEVAGNWLVRVEGPQPFTVVLSVDERGGVLTPRALSRVQTIVPTSAARTDSGFVVRAAAWEREHALDVAVRGDSLRGSWSGAGQAPLPASGVRLPRQTLAPLTGTAVFDSVVAVLERHFYDPGYNGADWARLVVEARPRIAAARSDGEAYAVISGLLRALGTSHLNFTAVPRVPRAAAANTSAPRAASASAPSVSWQVLSPSMGYLRIESFSPSGAALVPEVARMDSAFAQMAGLPAIVIDLRGNEGGSVDLAYRLGQHLHASRVAAGYLVVRRGFDSRGMRTAAALDPATVPALPADLPGAMLTDAVESAGGAGMLYMGGGLARTYTGRIAVLTDSNTGSAAEAVAAMLRETRGAIMIGERTAGAMLSSADSMVAPGWRLRYPAMDFRTAAGVRVEGDGVAPDVPAPPADRAALLRAAAEALRVPAP